One Paramisgurnus dabryanus chromosome 9, PD_genome_1.1, whole genome shotgun sequence DNA segment encodes these proteins:
- the irf8 gene encoding interferon regulatory factor 8 has product MNPGGRRLKQWLIEQINSNIYNGLLWEDENRTMFRIPWKHAGKQDYNQEVDASIFKAWAIFKGKFKEGDKAEPATWKTRLRCALNKSPDFEEVTDRSQLDISEPYKVYRIVPDEEQKLGKNSIPSMDCSPELDELIKESSNDEYIGIIKRSHSPLDEASNVSSVQEWWQQDCPNVSAATVHQDPSPAGTFNAAFSQMMISFYYGGRLVGNTLTTHSEGCRISPSQPPVANALLYGPDSLQNIRFPSVDIIEHERQRHVTRKLFSHLERGVLLRANREGIFIKRLCQSRVFWCGQDSQYNPAPCKLERDAVVKIFDTARFLQALQLYQEGHYQLPNPTVTLCFGEEFNDFNTVKSKLIIVQITAINCQQLVEAVTVHRSQYSSGNLEISDEMASDQMARIYQDLCGYPVPQRASCFRDNLPIPV; this is encoded by the exons ATGAATCCCGGGGGTCGCAGACTTAAACAGTGGCTCATCGAGCAGATCAATAGTAATATATATAATGGGTTGTTATGGGAGGATGAAAACAGAACAATGTTCCGGATTCCATGGAAGCATGCAGGAAAACAGGATTACAACCAAGAGGTGGATGCATCCATCTTCAAA GCGTGGGCAATATTTAAAGGGAAGTTTAAGGAGGGCGATAAAGCTGAACCAGCGACATGGAAGACAAGACTGCGCTGTGCGCTTAACAAGAGCCCAGACTTTGAGGAAGTTACTGACCGATCCCAGCTTGACATCTCGGAGCCTTATAAAGTATACCGGATAGTGCCAGATGAGGAACAGAaat TGGGTAAAAATTCGATTCCTTCCATGGACTGTTCACCAGAACTGGATGAATTAATCAAAGAG TCTTCAAATGATGAATACATAGGCATCATTAAGCGAAGTCATTCTCCTCTGGACGAGGCCAGCAATGTCTCATCAGTACAGGAATGGTGGCAGCAGGACTGTCCTAATG TCTCAGCTGCTACTGTGCATCAAGATCCATCACCTGCAGGAACATTCAATGCTG CGTTCTCTCAGATGATGATCTCTTTCTATTATGGAGGGCGACTGGTAGGCAACACACTTACCACTCATAGCGAGGGTTGCCGTATCTCCCCCAGCCAACCCCCTGTGGCTAACGCCCTTTTATATGGGCCAGACAGTCTCCAGAACATCCGCTTCCCATCGGTGGACATCATAGAGCACGAACGGCAGCGCCACGTCACCCGAAAGCTCTTCAGTCACCTTGAGCGTGGCGTGCTGCTGCGTGCCAACAGAGAGGGCATCTTCATCAAGCGCCTATGCCAAAGCAGAGTGTTCTGGTGTGGCCAGGACTCCCAATACAACCCCGCCCCTTGCAAACTAGAGAGAGATGCTGTGGTGAAGATCTTTGACACTGCCAGGTTTCTGCAAG CGCTGCAGTTATATCAAGAGGGCCATTATCAGCTCCCAAATCCCACAGTCACGCTCTGCTTTGGGGAAGAATTTAATGATTTCAACACTGTCAAGAGCAAATTAATCATTGTGCAG ATCACAGCAATCAATTGTCAGCAGCTAGTAGAAGCGGTAACTGTCCACAGATCCCAGTACAGCAGTGGGAATTTGGAGATCTCTGATGAGATGGCCAGTGATCAGATGGCTCGTATATACCAGGATCTGTGTGGCTACCCCGTTCCCCA